One Paenisporosarcina sp. FSL H8-0542 genomic region harbors:
- a CDS encoding pullulanase — protein sequence MRNAIDVKRKLNMFIVSVLVLSLWLPFIPAQQAHATSSTETTVNELTDSSNRHVRFTYIREDQNYGTWNIWAWNTGIKNDQINFESYEGGVASVNIGVAPETKQLGFVLRSTDNWDTAQKEFGDRFIQVNKNDSLTKAYITSGVEQIRIVPDGSAPVIDKGDATFYYRDKALFASDDMDTIEKVELKFNGQTNEMTYEPENERFVFSYDNIPNGKTSYSFLVTKGGITTEVTDPYNTTDGVSTIDFKKADLTVSGSVEPVAIDYNQNAVLTVDIQGLTDDVKISKISADASSLGGSAKLEIDPSLKEIAIAVDDDTTVGIKTIPLTVVDSYGNTYEGTAEVEVKTRQSTGTSDFDWDESVIYFMLTDRFFDGDESNNDPYDLNYDTSKRGTYQGGDLKGITTKLDYLDDLGVNTIWISPIVENIKYDVRSVETNGSSVDPYYGYHGYWASDFGKLNPHFGTMEDFHELIDAAHARDMKIMVDVVVNHTGYGLKEIDGAMANKPAGFPTDEERASFSDIVRQGADVGTDEVVGELAGLPDIKTEDPAVRQQIIDWQTSWIEQATTENGNTIDYFRVDTVKHVEDATWMKFKNSLTDKMPEFKMIGEAWGANVNNNLGYLNTGTMDSLLDFEFKNTARNFVNGQLKAANESLVDRNGKIDNAGTFGQFLSSHDEDGFLHSLGGDEGKLKVAASLQATAKGQPVIYYGEELGLSGANNYPQYDNRYNFAWDQVENNDVLEHYTKILNFRSEHSKVFAKGERTFVGGSDKDKFLLFSRDYQDQSVYVGLNVAEEAKDVTLTVDSADAVVTDYYSGEVYEANDTGEINLTLPSKVDGGTVLLTVEGGNITGAVATADGNPEVEPIPDNTIRIHYNRQDNVYENFGAWLWNDVASPSANWPVGATMFEKTDSYGAYIDVPLANGAKNIGFLVMDITKGDAGKDGGDKGFTISQPEMNEIWIKQGSDKVYTYEPVNLPANTVRIHYTRENADYENLGIWNWGDTAAPSDGWPTGAVDLDGTDRYGAYADIELKEGAKDIGFLIVNQQTQEKDAGDKSFNLLDKYNHLWIKQGDNNVYISPYGEVASGIVSGEVISEDTILLGFTMTDGLTSEKLKDDLAIKDVDGADVSIESIEITGATTVEVTATLNLDKLPLSITYSGRTVSASTGWRMLDKLYAYDGNDLGATYKNGSATLKLWAPKASKVVANFFDKEDATAPIDTVELTLGEQGVWSKDINPSDLGVTDLKGYYYQYEVTNNGVMKTVLDPYAKSMATFTVNTEGDAGPDGDTVGKAAIVDLSGTNPKGFDHASIDGYEKREDAVIYEVHVRDFTSDPSIEKDLKSRWGSYKGFIDKLDYIKSLGVTHVQLLPVMAWYYGDETKMDERELDYSAGGNEYNWGYDPHSYFSPDGAYSENPKDAELRVKELKELIDAIHDADMGVVFDVVYTHMAKASMLNDIVPNYYAYQDAKGNFLGGFGNNLATSHIMAEKLMVDSVKYWFDEYKIDGMRFDMMGDATYPSIQKAYDVAASVNPDALFIGEGWRTFAGHLADPALAGMGADQDWMDKTDDVGVFSDEIRNELKSGFGSEGEPRFITGGARNIDTIFNNIKGQPSNTADDDPGDMVQYIEAHDNLPLYDVIAQSIKKDPAIPENDLEIHKRIRIGNSLILTSQGTAFLHAGQEYGRTKQWLGEGVPEQKYHELKDMDGNTFGYFVHDSYDSSDAINKFDWQKATNKKEFAVNTTTNAYTKGLIDLRKSTNAFRLGEKALVDTNVSLLDFPEMKDSDLVIAYENISTDKTGNYYVFVNADNKARTLTLGDYDFTGGVVLVDNDEAGTHPVSKKSGFSLSNQNMTIDPLTTVVIKLDRKATEEPKNNGNDGYQPPANGKPNTIVLPPQAAEVVKEKNPSGMIEVVTKIVPGKVTEIVNAITPEKFVVALKLEKPATGETVKAQVPGSLFKEALKKNKQAMIEIQSDEASYKLPASEINVADLAKKLGVAESDVQITVSVNVVKSPSTKAKIVSNTIEFHVEAVAGDKKVTITAYGSFVEREIVGDKEFNPKTMVAVKFNQDGTFTSLPTLFDGKIATVKSLTNSIYAIVENNQTFPDVNNINWAEDSIEKLASKYIIKGKVDGTYAPAEEISRAEFTVLLVRALGLPEKAYDKRFSDVKGTEWFNANGELMAAVQYGIINGKHDGTFAPYEKLTRTQAAVMISRAMELKFLNFDFAKLDHAKKLADFKDAKQMTDWSKAGIENVYQAGIIDGKSNGTFDTNGFTKRDQMAKILARFLEVSNLMN from the coding sequence GTGAGAAATGCAATAGATGTTAAACGCAAACTAAATATGTTTATCGTTTCAGTACTGGTTTTGAGCTTATGGCTACCATTTATACCAGCTCAACAGGCACATGCCACGAGTTCAACAGAGACAACTGTAAATGAATTAACGGACTCTTCGAATCGTCATGTACGATTCACTTATATTCGCGAAGATCAAAACTATGGTACCTGGAATATTTGGGCATGGAATACAGGCATTAAAAATGATCAAATCAATTTCGAATCGTATGAAGGAGGAGTGGCATCAGTTAATATTGGGGTTGCTCCTGAAACGAAGCAACTTGGATTTGTTCTTCGTAGTACTGATAACTGGGATACTGCTCAAAAAGAGTTTGGGGATCGTTTTATTCAAGTGAATAAGAACGACTCACTGACAAAGGCTTATATTACTAGCGGTGTCGAGCAAATTCGCATCGTTCCGGATGGTTCGGCTCCAGTCATTGATAAAGGGGACGCAACTTTCTATTACCGGGACAAAGCCCTTTTCGCTAGTGACGACATGGACACGATTGAAAAAGTAGAGTTAAAGTTTAATGGCCAAACGAATGAAATGACATATGAACCTGAAAATGAGAGATTTGTATTCTCATACGACAACATTCCAAATGGTAAAACCTCATACTCATTCCTTGTAACAAAAGGTGGTATTACAACAGAAGTAACTGATCCTTACAATACAACAGACGGAGTTTCAACAATTGACTTCAAGAAAGCTGACTTGACGGTTTCAGGATCAGTGGAACCTGTAGCGATTGATTATAATCAAAATGCTGTCTTAACTGTTGATATTCAAGGTCTAACAGACGATGTGAAAATCAGCAAAATCTCCGCAGATGCTTCTTCTTTAGGTGGATCAGCTAAACTTGAGATTGATCCATCTTTAAAAGAGATTGCGATTGCAGTAGACGACGACACAACTGTTGGCATCAAAACGATTCCTTTAACAGTCGTTGATTCATATGGAAACACGTATGAAGGAACAGCGGAAGTTGAAGTGAAAACGAGACAATCGACAGGAACGTCTGATTTTGATTGGGACGAGTCTGTGATTTACTTTATGTTAACAGATCGATTCTTTGATGGTGATGAATCGAACAATGACCCTTACGATTTGAACTATGATACTTCTAAACGTGGAACGTACCAAGGTGGGGATTTAAAAGGGATTACGACTAAATTGGATTATCTTGATGATCTCGGTGTGAATACGATTTGGATTAGTCCAATTGTAGAAAACATCAAATATGATGTCCGTTCTGTCGAAACAAACGGGTCATCTGTTGATCCATATTACGGCTATCATGGCTACTGGGCAAGTGACTTTGGGAAATTGAATCCGCACTTTGGAACGATGGAAGACTTCCACGAACTGATTGATGCAGCGCATGCCCGTGATATGAAAATCATGGTGGATGTCGTAGTGAATCATACCGGCTATGGCTTGAAAGAAATCGATGGAGCTATGGCAAACAAGCCTGCAGGTTTCCCGACAGACGAAGAGCGTGCGAGTTTTAGTGATATCGTCCGTCAAGGAGCTGACGTTGGAACGGATGAGGTTGTTGGTGAATTGGCTGGACTTCCTGACATTAAGACGGAAGACCCTGCAGTTCGTCAACAAATCATTGATTGGCAAACGAGTTGGATTGAGCAAGCAACTACAGAAAATGGAAACACAATTGACTACTTCCGTGTAGATACCGTCAAGCATGTGGAAGATGCTACTTGGATGAAGTTTAAAAATTCGTTAACGGACAAAATGCCTGAGTTTAAGATGATTGGTGAAGCTTGGGGTGCAAACGTTAATAATAACCTCGGTTACCTGAACACAGGCACGATGGATTCATTACTTGATTTTGAGTTTAAAAATACAGCGCGAAACTTTGTAAATGGTCAATTGAAAGCAGCAAATGAATCGCTTGTTGATCGCAACGGAAAAATCGACAATGCTGGAACATTTGGCCAGTTTTTAAGTAGCCACGATGAAGACGGATTCCTTCATTCACTAGGTGGCGATGAAGGCAAGTTGAAAGTTGCGGCATCTTTGCAGGCAACAGCGAAAGGGCAGCCAGTCATTTATTACGGGGAAGAGCTTGGATTAAGTGGAGCCAACAACTACCCGCAATATGATAACCGCTATAACTTTGCGTGGGATCAAGTGGAAAACAATGATGTATTGGAACACTACACAAAGATTCTTAACTTCAGAAGTGAGCATTCAAAAGTGTTTGCGAAAGGCGAAAGAACATTTGTAGGCGGATCCGATAAAGATAAGTTTCTATTATTCTCTCGTGACTATCAAGATCAATCAGTATACGTGGGATTGAACGTCGCTGAAGAAGCGAAAGATGTGACGTTAACAGTTGATTCGGCGGATGCAGTAGTGACTGATTATTATTCAGGCGAAGTTTACGAAGCAAACGACACAGGAGAAATTAACTTAACACTTCCATCTAAAGTTGATGGGGGCACTGTTCTTTTGACAGTTGAAGGTGGAAATATTACAGGTGCGGTTGCTACGGCTGACGGTAACCCTGAAGTAGAACCAATTCCTGATAACACGATACGAATTCATTACAACCGACAAGACAATGTGTACGAAAACTTTGGTGCATGGCTGTGGAATGATGTCGCTTCACCTTCGGCTAACTGGCCAGTGGGTGCAACGATGTTTGAAAAAACGGATAGCTATGGTGCTTACATTGACGTACCACTGGCTAACGGTGCGAAAAATATTGGCTTCCTTGTAATGGATATAACAAAAGGTGACGCCGGTAAAGATGGCGGAGACAAAGGCTTTACGATTTCTCAACCTGAGATGAATGAAATATGGATTAAGCAAGGTTCAGATAAAGTGTATACGTACGAACCGGTTAATTTGCCTGCAAATACGGTCCGCATTCACTACACGCGTGAAAATGCTGACTACGAAAACCTTGGCATTTGGAACTGGGGCGATACAGCAGCTCCTTCTGACGGTTGGCCAACTGGAGCAGTTGATTTAGACGGGACAGATCGTTATGGTGCATATGCGGATATCGAGCTGAAAGAAGGCGCGAAGGATATAGGCTTCCTCATCGTCAATCAACAGACGCAAGAAAAAGATGCAGGAGATAAATCATTCAATTTATTGGATAAGTATAATCACTTATGGATTAAACAAGGTGATAATAACGTCTACATTTCCCCTTATGGAGAAGTGGCATCGGGCATTGTATCGGGTGAAGTGATCTCTGAAGATACGATTTTATTAGGATTCACGATGACAGACGGATTAACATCAGAAAAACTGAAAGATGATTTGGCCATTAAAGATGTTGATGGAGCAGATGTTTCGATTGAAAGCATTGAAATTACTGGAGCAACAACAGTTGAAGTAACAGCAACACTGAACTTAGATAAACTTCCATTGTCGATTACGTATTCAGGCAGAACCGTTTCAGCATCTACAGGCTGGAGAATGCTTGATAAGCTGTATGCTTATGATGGAAATGATCTAGGTGCAACGTACAAAAATGGAAGTGCCACATTGAAATTATGGGCGCCTAAAGCAAGTAAAGTAGTGGCGAACTTCTTCGATAAAGAAGATGCGACAGCTCCAATTGACACTGTAGAGTTAACGCTCGGCGAACAAGGTGTCTGGTCGAAAGATATCAACCCAAGTGATCTGGGTGTAACTGATCTTAAAGGCTACTATTATCAATACGAAGTAACGAATAATGGCGTAATGAAAACAGTATTGGACCCTTATGCCAAATCCATGGCAACCTTTACGGTGAATACAGAAGGTGATGCAGGACCAGACGGCGATACGGTCGGGAAAGCAGCGATTGTCGACTTAAGCGGCACGAACCCTAAAGGTTTCGATCATGCTTCAATTGATGGGTATGAAAAACGTGAAGATGCTGTGATTTACGAAGTTCACGTACGTGACTTTACGTCAGATCCTTCGATTGAAAAGGATTTGAAATCAAGATGGGGCTCGTATAAAGGATTTATCGACAAGCTTGATTACATTAAATCTCTAGGTGTTACACATGTTCAATTACTTCCTGTCATGGCTTGGTATTATGGTGATGAAACGAAGATGGACGAACGCGAGCTTGACTACTCAGCGGGTGGCAATGAATACAACTGGGGGTATGACCCTCACAGTTACTTCTCACCAGATGGTGCCTATTCGGAAAATCCAAAAGACGCTGAACTGCGAGTGAAAGAGCTGAAAGAATTAATTGATGCCATTCATGATGCGGATATGGGTGTTGTATTTGACGTCGTATACACGCATATGGCAAAAGCGAGTATGTTAAATGACATTGTGCCAAATTACTATGCATACCAGGATGCGAAAGGTAACTTCCTTGGTGGCTTTGGTAACAACTTGGCAACAAGTCACATAATGGCTGAAAAACTAATGGTCGATTCAGTGAAATATTGGTTTGACGAATACAAAATTGACGGCATGCGTTTTGATATGATGGGTGACGCAACGTATCCATCCATTCAAAAGGCGTATGACGTAGCAGCTTCTGTTAATCCTGATGCTTTATTTATTGGAGAAGGCTGGAGAACATTTGCTGGTCATTTGGCTGATCCAGCACTTGCAGGAATGGGTGCAGACCAGGATTGGATGGATAAAACAGATGACGTTGGTGTATTCTCTGACGAAATCCGCAATGAATTGAAATCTGGTTTCGGTTCAGAAGGTGAGCCTAGATTCATTACAGGTGGCGCAAGAAATATTGATACGATTTTCAACAATATTAAAGGACAGCCTTCCAATACGGCTGATGATGATCCGGGCGATATGGTACAGTACATCGAAGCGCACGACAACTTGCCTTTATATGATGTCATTGCCCAGTCCATTAAAAAGGATCCGGCAATTCCTGAAAATGACTTGGAGATTCATAAACGAATCCGTATCGGGAACTCATTGATTTTAACATCACAAGGCACTGCTTTCCTTCATGCAGGGCAGGAGTACGGCAGAACGAAGCAATGGTTAGGTGAAGGTGTACCTGAACAGAAATATCATGAATTGAAAGATATGGATGGGAACACATTTGGCTATTTCGTCCATGATTCCTATGACTCTTCAGACGCCATCAATAAATTTGACTGGCAAAAAGCAACGAACAAAAAAGAATTTGCAGTCAATACAACAACAAATGCTTACACGAAAGGCTTAATTGATTTAAGAAAATCAACCAATGCTTTCCGTTTAGGTGAAAAAGCGCTAGTAGATACAAACGTATCGCTACTTGATTTCCCTGAGATGAAAGATTCCGATTTAGTTATTGCATACGAAAATATCTCAACTGATAAAACAGGCAACTACTACGTATTTGTAAATGCTGACAATAAAGCTCGTACGTTAACATTAGGAGATTATGATTTCACTGGTGGTGTAGTCCTAGTAGACAATGATGAAGCGGGAACACATCCCGTATCGAAAAAATCAGGATTTAGCTTATCGAACCAAAACATGACGATTGATCCATTAACAACAGTTGTAATCAAACTGGATCGAAAAGCTACAGAAGAACCGAAGAACAATGGGAACGATGGGTATCAACCACCTGCAAATGGAAAACCGAACACAATCGTGCTTCCACCTCAAGCAGCAGAAGTAGTGAAAGAGAAAAATCCTTCCGGAATGATTGAAGTCGTAACTAAAATTGTTCCAGGAAAAGTAACGGAAATTGTAAATGCAATCACACCTGAGAAATTTGTCGTAGCGCTTAAGTTAGAAAAACCGGCTACTGGAGAAACGGTGAAAGCACAGGTTCCTGGCAGTTTATTTAAAGAAGCGTTAAAGAAAAACAAACAGGCAATGATCGAGATTCAATCTGATGAAGCAAGCTACAAGCTTCCTGCATCAGAAATTAATGTCGCAGACTTAGCTAAAAAGCTAGGGGTTGCAGAAAGTGATGTCCAAATCACGGTATCTGTGAATGTAGTCAAATCTCCTTCGACTAAAGCGAAGATTGTATCCAATACAATTGAATTCCACGTCGAAGCAGTTGCTGGAGATAAGAAAGTGACAATCACAGCATATGGTTCATTTGTTGAACGAGAAATTGTCGGCGATAAAGAATTCAATCCGAAAACTATGGTCGCAGTGAAGTTCAATCAAGATGGAACATTCACTTCACTTCCTACTTTATTTGACGGCAAAATCGCAACAGTGAAGTCACTGACAAACTCAATATATGCGATTGTTGAAAACAACCAGACATTTCCGGATGTGAACAACATCAACTGG
- a CDS encoding SEC-C metal-binding domain-containing protein, translated as MVGRNDACPCGSGLKYKKCCGKTNVVNLSDVVDGELERIMEGFANEGIGPRTYGELDVRVRKWMSELRSIFEPELIEAIAMDSYYYLEHSELWTSFVEKQITKQRRQQVIDVLTDWKHPFLLLGEVTGVQGDRLVVRDSLSKEDYTLPGGGLNSVIGEWLFGIVLLDPREGERGLIGTSGIVFIPKSRSSLVEQLVGKMKAKDVDYLDLYASFGHVESLFSFTPFQSRIMHMAAQYMDQHSHDKEMVEKLLSAFLLEHGVKAKKPEAVAAGAIQVAYDFGLVGPVYSTMKDLATYFDVSSATVAKYRDQIGDFLVEAASTNNKD; from the coding sequence ATGGTAGGAAGAAATGATGCCTGTCCTTGTGGAAGCGGGCTAAAATATAAGAAATGTTGTGGCAAGACGAATGTCGTCAATCTATCAGATGTGGTAGATGGTGAACTAGAACGCATTATGGAAGGTTTTGCGAACGAGGGGATCGGTCCGCGTACTTATGGTGAGCTGGACGTGCGTGTACGGAAATGGATGTCTGAGCTTCGTTCGATTTTTGAACCGGAATTAATCGAAGCCATCGCTATGGATAGTTACTATTATCTGGAGCATTCGGAATTATGGACGAGCTTTGTGGAGAAGCAAATCACGAAGCAGCGCAGACAACAAGTAATCGATGTGTTGACGGATTGGAAACATCCTTTCTTGCTCCTCGGCGAAGTGACGGGTGTACAAGGAGACCGATTGGTTGTGCGGGACTCGTTAAGTAAAGAGGACTATACATTGCCAGGAGGAGGATTGAATTCCGTCATTGGTGAGTGGTTATTTGGCATTGTCTTGCTGGATCCACGAGAAGGTGAGCGAGGTCTAATCGGAACCAGTGGTATTGTGTTCATTCCGAAAAGCCGATCTTCTTTAGTTGAACAACTGGTAGGAAAAATGAAAGCAAAAGACGTAGACTATCTAGATTTATACGCGTCATTCGGTCACGTCGAATCTCTGTTTTCCTTCACGCCTTTCCAAAGTAGAATCATGCATATGGCTGCACAATATATGGATCAGCACAGTCACGACAAAGAAATGGTCGAAAAACTGCTGAGTGCCTTTTTGTTGGAACATGGCGTCAAAGCAAAGAAACCGGAAGCTGTGGCTGCTGGTGCTATTCAAGTGGCATATGACTTCGGGCTGGTGGGGCCTGTTTATTCAACGATGAAAGATCTTGCTACTTATTTTGATGTTTCATCCGCAACGGTCGCAAAATACAGAGACCAAATAGGTGATTTCCTTGTGGAGGCAGCTTCGACAAACAATAAGGATTGA
- a CDS encoding sigma-70 family RNA polymerase sigma factor → MDNFNKVLNQFEPMIHACLRKLRIYKNHDAFIQAGRIGLWQAWKRYDKTKGDFAPFAYRCIYGSLLDELKKATTEELLMPAEDQTLELLLNQPVLGSENWEQLSEAVSRLQPHEQQLIHLLYMIGSSQDEVAKHLGITKAGVKKRRERTLAKLKQLMTT, encoded by the coding sequence ATGGACAATTTTAATAAAGTGTTAAATCAGTTTGAACCAATGATTCATGCATGTTTACGCAAGCTCCGTATTTATAAAAATCATGATGCGTTCATACAAGCCGGGCGTATTGGGCTTTGGCAGGCGTGGAAACGCTATGACAAGACTAAAGGAGACTTTGCACCTTTTGCCTATAGATGTATTTATGGAAGTTTACTGGATGAATTGAAAAAAGCGACGACCGAAGAATTGCTTATGCCAGCAGAAGATCAAACGCTGGAGCTTTTATTGAACCAACCCGTTTTGGGATCGGAAAATTGGGAGCAATTGAGTGAGGCCGTGTCTCGTTTGCAGCCCCATGAGCAACAGCTTATTCATTTGTTATACATGATCGGGAGTTCACAGGACGAAGTGGCCAAGCATTTGGGGATTACGAAAGCTGGAGTCAAAAAAAGAAGAGAGCGTACTTTGGCTAAATTAAAACAACTGATGACAACATAA
- a CDS encoding competence protein ComK: protein MQLSDNLVEFNYRRRKGEFILRNCDSNLIDNQALLLEPVFTGKYKSKIVTTHGTYYSKMTVHELLNNACIRYASTMEGRMQATRIFMKYPNKTPILIEPTEIGAFPTMSYQRQDCVWLFNHPFVVEEFEKGKCLVTFPNGMSITVHVSKHILLKQQQRLHFTLDTYRFIHRQKKPYIRRDSPPTDE from the coding sequence ATACAATTATCTGATAATTTAGTAGAATTTAACTATAGGAGACGCAAAGGAGAATTTATTCTGAGAAACTGTGATTCTAATTTAATCGACAATCAAGCCTTATTGCTTGAGCCTGTATTTACAGGGAAGTATAAATCAAAAATCGTGACAACCCACGGGACATATTATTCTAAAATGACTGTTCATGAATTACTGAATAATGCATGTATTCGATATGCTTCTACAATGGAAGGCCGGATGCAGGCGACGAGGATTTTTATGAAATATCCCAATAAAACGCCAATCCTCATCGAACCGACGGAAATCGGTGCATTTCCGACGATGTCCTATCAACGTCAAGATTGTGTCTGGCTGTTCAATCACCCCTTCGTCGTAGAAGAGTTTGAAAAGGGGAAATGTCTGGTGACGTTTCCAAATGGGATGTCCATTACCGTCCATGTTTCCAAACACATCCTTTTGAAACAACAGCAAAGACTCCACTTCACCTTAGATACTTATCGCTTTATCCACCGACAAAAGAAACCTTACATACGAAGAGATTCACCACCCACCGACGAATAA
- a CDS encoding carbonate dehydratase, which produces MSKNNDFQPFSNESSNCFKPFISASPITSFHPVPRYPHIDDTAFISPFSSVIGDVVIQDNVYIAPNVSIRADDGTPFHIGSNVNIQDGVILHGLLNKHYLVGNHSYSIFIGNEVTIAHGSLVHGPCFIGNNVFVGFRAMVYNAIVEEGAFLSYDAIVTNGVRIPPNRFVPPGAHIDTQEKANMLSQVPKDSEEFAMEVQRVNQEFPSSYHLLFGTNRCSCGLAYTH; this is translated from the coding sequence TTGAGTAAGAACAACGATTTCCAACCTTTTTCAAATGAGTCTTCTAATTGCTTCAAACCATTTATCAGTGCCAGTCCCATCACTTCATTTCATCCGGTTCCGCGTTACCCACATATTGATGACACCGCATTTATTAGCCCATTTTCCAGTGTGATCGGTGATGTTGTCATTCAAGATAACGTCTATATTGCTCCAAATGTTAGTATCCGTGCGGATGATGGAACACCTTTTCATATTGGGTCTAATGTTAATATTCAGGACGGCGTCATTTTACATGGTTTATTAAATAAACATTATTTGGTGGGAAATCACAGCTATTCGATTTTCATTGGAAATGAAGTGACAATTGCACATGGATCACTTGTACACGGGCCTTGTTTCATTGGAAATAACGTATTTGTTGGATTCAGGGCTATGGTTTATAATGCCATCGTCGAAGAAGGAGCCTTCCTATCTTACGATGCGATTGTAACCAATGGTGTAAGGATTCCACCAAATCGATTCGTACCACCTGGAGCGCATATTGATACGCAAGAAAAAGCAAATATGCTTTCACAAGTACCAAAGGACAGTGAAGAATTTGCAATGGAAGTTCAGCGTGTGAACCAAGAATTCCCATCTTCTTATCACCTACTGTTTGGCACAAATCGTTGTTCTTGCGGGCTTGCCTATACCCATTAA
- a CDS encoding polymorphic toxin type 50 domain-containing protein has protein sequence MKNINRECFKRYYVRDNLNLVIGLVIGKWVDPITKKSFNTTKVIIHYSKNGAHIVPARP, from the coding sequence TTGAAAAACATCAACCGAGAATGTTTCAAAAGATATTACGTCAGGGATAATTTAAACCTTGTTATTGGGCTGGTAATAGGAAAATGGGTTGATCCAATTACTAAAAAGAGTTTTAATACAACCAAAGTTATTATTCATTATTCGAAAAACGGAGCCCATATTGTACCTGCAAGACCATAG
- a CDS encoding DUF2716 domain-containing protein yields MENWIELSALEYKEVWDRIYVEFNFEPSISNFPSFEVPNPFITYDVSPYLNWSGESDTYDEFYYDLEDQSLFVFQELTQKNEYMYAVDWQHPGYWVNPRLEFPKSEFDEWTVPIFPNGDYYFFIHKNFEWGLLGHPWEKTITIFGKDLIKGFEKHQPRMFQKILRQG; encoded by the coding sequence ATGGAAAATTGGATTGAATTATCCGCATTAGAATATAAAGAGGTATGGGATAGGATATATGTTGAATTTAATTTTGAACCAAGCATATCAAACTTCCCATCTTTTGAAGTTCCAAATCCATTTATCACATATGATGTATCCCCGTATTTAAATTGGTCCGGAGAATCAGATACTTATGATGAATTTTATTATGACCTAGAGGATCAGTCATTGTTTGTTTTTCAAGAACTCACACAGAAGAATGAATATATGTATGCGGTAGATTGGCAGCATCCAGGTTATTGGGTAAACCCCCGTTTGGAGTTTCCAAAAAGTGAGTTTGATGAATGGACAGTACCTATTTTTCCAAACGGTGATTATTACTTTTTTATTCACAAGAATTTTGAATGGGGATTATTAGGACACCCTTGGGAAAAGACCATCACTATATTTGGAAAAGACTTGATAAAAGGTTTTGAAAAACATCAACCGAGAATGTTTCAAAAGATATTACGTCAGGGATAA